In a genomic window of Sinorhizobium meliloti:
- a CDS encoding FadR/GntR family transcriptional regulator, which translates to MPVVIEKKKETGGDGQRLFVPAERTKRRPEAIADRIKDYIRLEGLGPGDRLPQERDLIDTFKAAKGTVREAMKALETQGLVFTRSGPGGGAFVAKPSARHAMELLSTHFFFDQPSISDIYAMRKMLEPEVAALVAGRVTREELIALENTIRIYDHPPADLDEQYRQRVAELDFHSMLAQLCPNPLLGFVCGLMHNLLRELPAARAIYADPTSLSRETGLSFQYRLMAALKDGRSEDARAIAAEHMAFAESYMLERAAATK; encoded by the coding sequence ATGCCAGTGGTCATCGAAAAGAAAAAGGAAACCGGTGGAGACGGCCAGCGTCTCTTCGTCCCGGCCGAGCGCACGAAGCGCAGACCTGAGGCGATCGCCGATCGGATCAAGGATTACATCCGCCTGGAAGGATTGGGGCCGGGGGACCGGCTTCCGCAGGAGCGCGACCTGATCGACACCTTCAAGGCGGCCAAGGGGACCGTACGCGAGGCGATGAAAGCGCTGGAGACGCAGGGCCTCGTCTTCACGCGCAGCGGTCCGGGAGGCGGCGCATTCGTCGCCAAGCCGTCGGCGCGGCACGCCATGGAGCTTCTGTCGACACATTTCTTTTTCGATCAGCCGAGCATTTCCGACATATACGCCATGCGCAAGATGCTGGAGCCGGAGGTGGCGGCGCTCGTTGCCGGCAGGGTGACGCGGGAGGAACTCATCGCCCTCGAAAATACGATCCGCATTTACGATCATCCCCCCGCCGATCTGGACGAGCAGTATCGTCAGCGCGTCGCCGAGCTCGATTTTCATTCGATGCTGGCGCAACTCTGCCCGAATCCGCTTCTCGGCTTCGTCTGCGGCCTAATGCACAATCTGCTGCGCGAACTCCCGGCCGCACGGGCGATCTATGCCGACCCGACGTCGCTTTCGCGCGAAACGGGCTTGTCCTTCCAGTATCGGCTCATGGCCGCCCTTAAGGACGGGCGGTCGGAGGATGCGCGCGCGATCGCCGCCGAGCATATGGCTTTCGCCGAAAGCTACATGCTCGAACGTGCAGCCGCGACCAAGTGA
- a CDS encoding N-acetylglutaminylglutamine amidotransferase, with translation MCGICGEVRFDGGSPSVTAVSIMADVLAPRGPDASGVVVRGNVGLGHRRLRILDLSDKSQQPMVDPDLGLSLVFNGCIYNFRELRSALEEKGYRFFSSGDTEVILKAWHAWGEECVSRFHGMFAFVIHERDSGRVVMARDRFGIKPLYIAEAQGALRFASALPALVKAGGVDTSIDVAALHNYMTFHAVVPPPRTILNGVRKLPPATLRVYQRDGSFKDRRYWDPPYRRQAGDAAIRREEWQEQLLDALRIAVKRRMIADVPVGVLLSGGVDSSLIVGLLAEAGQRGLMSFSVGFEEANGEKGDEFVYSDLISGHFGTDHRKIFVPSADLMGALPGTIAAMSEPMVSYDNVGFYLLSKEVSKHVKVVQSGQGADEVFGGYHWYPPLMNSNDVVADYGKAFRDRSHAILATQLSDSWIADHDVSGDLLNEHLLREGADTPVDQALRLDSNVMLVDDPVKRVDNMTMAWGLEARVPFLDHELVELAARMPPEEKLRDGGKGILKDVARRIIPSEVIDRKKGYFPVPQLKYIAGPYLDLIRDTLRSQKARERGIFKEAYLDRLFEAPSDHITPLRGSELWQVGLLEMWLEAQGV, from the coding sequence ATGTGTGGAATTTGTGGAGAAGTCAGGTTCGATGGCGGTTCGCCGTCGGTTACGGCAGTCTCGATCATGGCGGACGTCCTTGCCCCTCGCGGGCCGGATGCGTCGGGCGTGGTGGTGCGCGGGAATGTCGGGCTGGGACATCGGCGATTGCGTATCCTCGACCTCTCCGACAAGTCGCAGCAGCCCATGGTCGATCCTGACCTCGGCCTTTCGCTCGTCTTCAACGGCTGCATCTACAATTTCCGCGAACTGAGGTCGGCGCTTGAAGAGAAGGGTTACAGATTCTTCTCGTCCGGCGATACCGAGGTCATCCTGAAGGCGTGGCATGCATGGGGCGAGGAATGCGTCTCGCGCTTCCATGGCATGTTCGCCTTCGTCATTCACGAGCGTGATAGCGGACGTGTCGTCATGGCGCGCGACCGTTTCGGCATCAAGCCGCTCTATATCGCCGAAGCCCAAGGCGCCTTGCGCTTCGCTTCCGCCTTGCCCGCGCTCGTCAAGGCGGGTGGCGTCGACACCTCGATCGACGTGGCTGCGCTCCACAATTACATGACCTTCCATGCGGTCGTGCCGCCGCCGCGCACGATCCTGAACGGCGTGCGCAAGCTGCCGCCAGCGACCCTTCGCGTCTATCAGCGCGACGGGAGCTTCAAGGACCGGCGCTATTGGGATCCGCCCTATCGCCGCCAGGCAGGCGACGCAGCCATTAGGCGCGAGGAATGGCAGGAGCAGCTTTTGGACGCGCTGCGCATTGCCGTGAAGCGACGCATGATCGCCGACGTGCCGGTCGGCGTGCTTCTTTCCGGCGGCGTCGATTCCAGCCTGATCGTCGGGCTGCTCGCGGAAGCGGGCCAGCGCGGCCTCATGAGCTTTTCCGTCGGCTTCGAGGAGGCGAACGGCGAAAAGGGCGACGAATTCGTCTATTCGGACCTGATCTCCGGCCACTTCGGTACGGATCATCGCAAGATATTCGTCCCGTCCGCCGATCTGATGGGGGCCTTGCCCGGGACCATCGCCGCAATGTCCGAGCCGATGGTCTCCTATGACAATGTCGGCTTCTATCTGCTCTCGAAGGAAGTTTCGAAGCACGTCAAGGTCGTACAGTCTGGACAGGGTGCGGACGAGGTCTTCGGCGGTTACCACTGGTACCCGCCGCTGATGAACTCCAACGACGTCGTGGCGGATTACGGCAAGGCCTTCCGCGACCGTTCCCACGCGATCCTGGCCACCCAGTTGTCGGATTCCTGGATTGCCGACCACGACGTGAGCGGCGACCTGCTGAACGAGCATCTCCTGCGCGAGGGCGCCGATACGCCCGTCGATCAGGCGCTCCGCCTCGACAGCAACGTCATGCTCGTCGACGATCCCGTGAAGCGCGTCGACAATATGACCATGGCTTGGGGCCTGGAAGCGCGCGTGCCTTTCCTCGACCACGAGCTGGTGGAACTTGCCGCCCGCATGCCGCCGGAGGAAAAGCTGCGCGACGGCGGCAAGGGCATTCTGAAGGACGTGGCGCGCCGGATCATTCCGAGCGAGGTCATTGATCGCAAGAAGGGCTATTTCCCCGTGCCGCAGCTCAAATATATCGCCGGTCCGTATCTCGACCTGATCCGCGACACCTTGCGCTCTCAGAAGGCGCGTGAGCGGGGCATCTTCAAAGAAGCTTATCTCGACCGCCTGTTCGAAGCGCCGTCGGATCACATCACGCCGCTACGCGGCTCCGAGCTGTGGCAGGTCGGACTGCTTGAAATGTGGCTTGAAGCGCAGGGGGTGTAG
- a CDS encoding DUF4287 domain-containing protein → MTADKIKGPASYFPSIEKTYGRPISDWQALVRMHYPAKHMELVAMLKSEHGIGHGHANAVVAYTLAEDKPAAV, encoded by the coding sequence ATGACCGCCGACAAGATCAAAGGACCGGCTTCCTATTTTCCATCGATCGAGAAGACATACGGCCGTCCGATCAGTGATTGGCAAGCGCTCGTGCGGATGCACTATCCAGCGAAGCACATGGAACTCGTCGCTATGCTGAAGAGCGAACACGGAATTGGCCACGGCCATGCAAATGCGGTCGTGGCTTACACTCTCGCGGAAGACAAGCCGGCAGCCGTGTAA
- a CDS encoding ABC transporter permease produces MQAFVLKRLVAVVPVLFGLSIIVFLVMALIPGDTATAILGSYATPENVERINRDLGLDKPLVQQYAIWIGNVLQGDFGRSFALNRPVLDEVLERFQATLVLAGVSLVLCSVIGLFAGVISAVRQFGWADRIITFFVLAGISTPSFWLGLLLIYLFAVHWRILPASGMYAVYGGGDLKDLLLHLILPAATLAVVAAGVIARLTRGAMLEVLRQDYVRTARAKGLPERRVIYAHAFRAALVSVVPAIGIQAGFVLGGAVYVETVFQWPGIGAMLVKAISTRDILLVQGGVLIVAASYVLFNLLADIVQSMLDPRIRT; encoded by the coding sequence ATGCAGGCCTTTGTCCTGAAGCGGCTTGTTGCCGTGGTGCCCGTCCTGTTCGGGCTTTCCATCATCGTCTTTCTCGTCATGGCTCTGATCCCTGGCGACACGGCGACGGCCATTCTCGGCTCCTATGCGACGCCGGAAAACGTCGAGCGCATCAATCGTGACCTCGGGCTCGACAAACCGCTGGTGCAGCAATACGCGATCTGGATCGGCAACGTGCTGCAGGGCGACTTCGGCCGGTCCTTCGCGCTGAACCGCCCCGTGCTCGACGAGGTGCTGGAACGGTTTCAGGCCACGCTGGTGCTGGCCGGCGTATCGCTGGTCCTGTGCTCGGTGATCGGGCTTTTCGCGGGTGTGATTTCAGCCGTACGCCAGTTCGGCTGGGCCGACCGCATCATCACCTTCTTCGTACTGGCCGGCATCTCCACGCCGTCCTTCTGGCTCGGGCTGCTGCTCATCTATCTCTTCGCCGTTCATTGGCGCATCCTGCCGGCCTCCGGCATGTACGCCGTCTACGGCGGGGGTGACCTCAAGGATCTTCTGCTCCATCTGATCTTGCCGGCGGCCACGCTCGCCGTCGTTGCCGCCGGCGTCATAGCGAGGCTGACGCGTGGAGCGATGCTGGAGGTCCTGAGGCAGGACTATGTGCGCACGGCCCGCGCCAAGGGGCTGCCCGAGCGGCGTGTGATCTACGCCCATGCCTTTCGCGCGGCGCTGGTCAGCGTCGTTCCCGCGATCGGCATCCAGGCGGGCTTCGTGCTGGGCGGCGCCGTCTATGTCGAGACGGTGTTCCAGTGGCCCGGCATAGGCGCGATGCTCGTGAAGGCGATTTCGACGCGCGATATCCTGCTGGTGCAGGGCGGCGTGCTGATCGTTGCGGCGAGCTACGTGCTGTTCAACCTTCTCGCCGACATCGTCCAGTCCATGCTCGATCCGAGGATTCGTACATGA
- a CDS encoding ATP-binding cassette domain-containing protein — protein MTGAAIQVRDLSKTFGGGRSLFGKAKHETKAVKAVSLDVARGETLAVVGESGSGKSTLARMLVGLEEPTSGSMLIAGRDAAALRRSGPRAFGKTIQYVFQDPVASLNPRKTIQEILETPLKLLCGYEAPRRRARMQELLHAVQMPEDTLSRYPHEFSGGQAQRIAIARALATEAEIIVLDEPVSALDVSIQAQVLLLLRDLKQRFGLSYLFISHDLAVVEAISDRVAVMYFGEVVETAPATRLFTDPEHAYTRQLVASAPRIRKE, from the coding sequence ATGACGGGTGCTGCCATTCAGGTTCGGGACCTTTCCAAGACCTTCGGCGGAGGCCGCAGCCTTTTCGGGAAGGCGAAGCATGAGACAAAGGCGGTGAAGGCGGTGTCGCTGGATGTCGCGCGGGGCGAGACGCTCGCCGTCGTCGGCGAAAGCGGGTCCGGCAAGAGCACGCTTGCGCGCATGCTCGTCGGCCTCGAGGAGCCGACATCCGGCAGCATGCTGATCGCAGGCAGGGATGCGGCGGCGCTGCGGCGATCCGGCCCGAGGGCCTTCGGCAAGACGATCCAATATGTCTTCCAGGATCCGGTCGCTTCGCTGAACCCGCGGAAGACGATTCAGGAGATCCTGGAGACGCCGCTGAAGCTTTTGTGCGGCTACGAAGCCCCCCGCCGTCGCGCCCGGATGCAGGAACTGCTTCACGCGGTGCAGATGCCGGAGGATACGCTCTCGCGCTACCCGCACGAGTTTTCCGGCGGACAGGCACAGCGGATCGCGATCGCCCGGGCGCTGGCGACGGAGGCCGAGATCATCGTGCTCGACGAGCCGGTGAGCGCGCTCGACGTGTCCATCCAGGCGCAGGTCCTGCTTCTGCTGCGCGATCTTAAGCAACGCTTCGGTCTCTCCTATCTGTTCATCAGCCACGATCTGGCGGTGGTCGAGGCGATCTCCGATCGGGTGGCGGTGATGTATTTCGGCGAGGTGGTCGAGACCGCACCGGCCACCCGCCTTTTTACCGACCCTGAGCACGCCTATACACGACAGCTTGTCGCCAGCGCGCCCCGCATCAGGAAAGAGTGA
- a CDS encoding ABC transporter substrate-binding protein: MKRLFRSAIALAALAFAGAAAAPAAAQTPPDVLVVGQIAEPQSLDPHTVTATNDFRILVNVYDGLVRFKDGTLEVEPALAESWEISDDGKTYTFKLRQGVKFHDGSDFDAEAVKFNFDRMLNKDHPFYDTGPFPLSFNFASVEAVNVLDEHTVEFRLSEAFAPFLSNLAYPTGLIVSPAAVEKHGKEYGRTPSGTGPFKFVEWLSNQRVVVERNPDYWDGAAKLQAVVFRPITDANTRVAEMMAGGIDVMVEVPPDNLATFEQDANFAVAEQAGPHVWFAILNTKEGPFADKRVRQAANYAVNKQTLVDDVLQGTATVAAGPIPPAFNWVESSVEPYAHDPEKAKALLAEAGVENPQVTFYVTEGGSGMLDPITMGAAIQADLQAVGFKVKIETYEWNTFLGRVNPGLEGKADMAEMAWMTNDPDTVPYLTLRTDAIPDKGGFNSGYYSNPQLDELLEKARRSTDQAERGKLYGEVQSIVHDDAPWLFVANWKQNAVTTAAVKGFKLQPSFLLDLHDVTKE, from the coding sequence ATGAAGAGGCTGTTTCGGAGCGCCATCGCCTTGGCCGCTCTTGCTTTTGCAGGGGCTGCCGCCGCGCCGGCCGCAGCGCAGACTCCGCCCGACGTTCTCGTCGTCGGCCAGATTGCCGAGCCGCAGTCTCTGGACCCGCATACGGTGACCGCAACCAACGACTTCCGCATCCTGGTCAACGTCTATGACGGCCTCGTCCGTTTCAAGGACGGTACATTGGAGGTTGAGCCGGCGCTTGCGGAAAGCTGGGAAATTTCGGATGACGGCAAGACTTATACGTTCAAGCTAAGACAGGGCGTTAAGTTCCACGACGGTTCCGATTTCGACGCCGAGGCGGTGAAGTTCAACTTCGACCGCATGCTGAATAAGGACCATCCATTCTACGACACCGGGCCATTCCCGCTTTCCTTCAACTTCGCCTCCGTCGAAGCGGTCAATGTGCTGGATGAGCATACGGTCGAGTTCAGGCTCAGCGAAGCCTTTGCGCCGTTCCTTTCCAATCTCGCCTATCCCACGGGTCTGATCGTTTCCCCCGCCGCCGTGGAAAAACATGGCAAGGAATATGGCCGCACCCCGTCGGGGACCGGCCCGTTCAAGTTCGTCGAGTGGCTGTCGAACCAGCGCGTCGTCGTAGAGCGCAATCCGGATTACTGGGATGGCGCCGCGAAGCTTCAGGCCGTCGTCTTCCGTCCCATCACCGACGCCAACACCCGTGTCGCCGAGATGATGGCCGGCGGTATCGACGTGATGGTGGAGGTGCCGCCGGACAATCTCGCTACCTTTGAGCAGGATGCCAATTTCGCCGTGGCCGAGCAGGCGGGGCCGCATGTCTGGTTCGCCATCCTGAACACAAAGGAGGGGCCTTTTGCGGATAAGCGCGTGCGCCAGGCGGCCAATTATGCGGTGAACAAGCAAACGCTGGTGGACGACGTGCTGCAGGGAACGGCGACGGTCGCGGCCGGCCCGATACCGCCGGCCTTCAACTGGGTGGAAAGCTCGGTGGAGCCCTATGCCCATGATCCCGAAAAGGCCAAGGCACTGCTCGCGGAAGCCGGCGTCGAAAATCCGCAGGTGACGTTCTACGTTACCGAAGGCGGCTCGGGCATGCTCGATCCGATCACCATGGGTGCAGCGATCCAGGCGGATCTCCAGGCTGTGGGCTTCAAGGTCAAGATCGAGACCTACGAGTGGAACACCTTCCTTGGCCGCGTAAATCCCGGCCTCGAGGGCAAGGCGGACATGGCCGAGATGGCCTGGATGACAAACGATCCGGATACCGTTCCCTATCTGACGTTGCGCACTGATGCCATTCCCGACAAGGGAGGCTTCAACTCCGGCTACTATTCCAATCCGCAGCTGGACGAGCTTCTGGAAAAGGCGCGCAGGTCCACCGACCAGGCCGAACGCGGCAAGCTCTATGGCGAGGTCCAGTCGATCGTGCATGACGATGCGCCGTGGCTGTTCGTCGCCAACTGGAAGCAGAACGCGGTGACGACCGCTGCGGTCAAGGGGTTCAAGCTTCAGCCCTCCTTCCTTCTCGATCTCCATGACGTGACGAAAGAGTAG
- a CDS encoding dipeptide/oligopeptide/nickel ABC transporter permease/ATP-binding protein, which produces MSALVASPAPPSGSARITSWHLLLNNRLAAAGLVLLGLILLLIVLVPVLPLPDPDATAPADRLKPVLTAGHLLGTDHLGRDILSRLLWGTRVSIAVGFAATLIAAGIGSAIGIVAGYAGGRTDNAMMRGIDMLMAFPYILLALAIVAALGPGLMNALYAIALVNIPFFARNVRGVTLGYAHREFVDAARLSGKGHLSIILTEVLPNVMPVIVITMSTTAGWMILETAGLSFLGLGAQPPQADLGSMLGEGRAQLFTAPHVSIVPGVMIFLIVISLNVLGDGIRDVLDPRLRSGALARPGPVTEVAPGRAAPANTAEGASLAIQKLETGFRRGKEIIPAVRDVSLHVKPGECLGLIGESGSGKSVTALSVMGLVASPPGVIRNGAIYLGDDDVLSMPETRLIANRGSRVAYVFQDPLTTLHPMYPVGRQVEEAIAAHQPVRAAERREKAVALLEKVGIPDARERSAHYPHQLSGGQRQRVGIAMALANDPEIIIADEPTTALDVTVQARILELLRDLQREQGMALLFITHDFGIVSEFCDRVAVMKDGEIVETGKTREVLDNPQHAYTKRLIACVPELGTGERFLDRVGELFAGSKEVAQ; this is translated from the coding sequence ATGAGCGCGCTGGTAGCATCGCCGGCTCCGCCGAGCGGGTCGGCACGGATCACCTCCTGGCACCTGTTGCTCAACAACCGGCTCGCAGCGGCGGGGCTCGTGCTGCTCGGACTGATCCTGTTGCTGATCGTTCTGGTCCCGGTCCTCCCGCTGCCCGACCCGGATGCGACGGCACCCGCCGACCGGTTGAAGCCTGTGCTGACCGCCGGGCATCTTCTCGGCACGGATCACCTCGGCCGGGACATTCTGAGCCGCCTGCTTTGGGGCACGCGGGTCTCGATCGCAGTCGGTTTCGCCGCGACCCTCATTGCCGCCGGGATTGGATCGGCCATCGGCATCGTTGCCGGTTACGCCGGCGGGCGCACCGACAATGCGATGATGCGCGGCATCGACATGCTGATGGCTTTTCCATACATCCTGCTGGCGCTCGCGATCGTCGCCGCCCTCGGGCCCGGACTGATGAACGCGCTTTATGCGATCGCTCTCGTAAATATCCCGTTCTTCGCCCGGAATGTGCGCGGCGTGACGCTCGGCTACGCCCATCGCGAATTCGTCGACGCGGCGCGGCTCTCCGGCAAGGGACATCTGTCGATCATTCTCACCGAGGTTCTGCCCAACGTCATGCCCGTCATCGTCATCACCATGTCGACGACGGCAGGCTGGATGATCCTCGAGACGGCCGGGCTCAGCTTCCTCGGCCTCGGCGCGCAGCCGCCGCAGGCCGATCTCGGCTCCATGCTGGGAGAGGGCCGAGCGCAGCTCTTCACGGCTCCGCATGTCTCGATCGTGCCGGGCGTGATGATTTTCCTGATCGTCATCAGCCTGAACGTTTTAGGTGATGGGATCCGCGACGTGTTGGACCCGCGGCTTCGCTCCGGCGCTCTTGCGCGGCCGGGGCCGGTGACCGAAGTTGCCCCCGGCCGCGCCGCGCCGGCAAACACGGCGGAAGGTGCTTCCCTCGCGATCCAGAAGCTCGAAACCGGTTTTCGGCGGGGAAAGGAGATAATCCCCGCAGTTCGAGACGTCTCGCTGCATGTGAAGCCCGGTGAATGCCTCGGGCTTATCGGCGAGAGCGGCTCGGGCAAGAGCGTCACCGCCTTGTCCGTCATGGGGCTCGTGGCTTCGCCGCCGGGTGTGATCCGCAACGGTGCGATCTATCTCGGAGACGACGATGTGCTTTCCATGCCTGAAACCAGGCTGATCGCGAACCGCGGCAGCCGGGTCGCCTACGTGTTCCAGGACCCGCTCACGACGCTGCATCCGATGTATCCTGTCGGGCGGCAGGTGGAGGAGGCGATCGCAGCGCATCAGCCGGTCAGGGCGGCCGAGCGGCGGGAAAAAGCCGTCGCGCTCCTGGAAAAAGTGGGAATCCCGGACGCTCGCGAGCGGTCAGCGCATTATCCTCACCAGCTTTCCGGCGGTCAGCGTCAGCGAGTCGGCATCGCCATGGCGCTCGCCAACGATCCGGAGATCATCATTGCGGACGAGCCGACGACCGCGCTGGACGTGACCGTTCAGGCCCGCATTCTGGAGCTCCTGCGCGATCTTCAGCGCGAGCAGGGCATGGCGCTGCTGTTCATCACCCACGACTTCGGCATCGTTTCGGAATTCTGCGACCGCGTGGCCGTGATGAAGGATGGCGAAATCGTCGAAACCGGTAAAACCCGGGAGGTACTCGACAATCCGCAGCATGCCTATACGAAGCGGCTGATCGCCTGCGTGCCCGAGCTCGGAACGGGCGAGCGTTTCCTGGATCGTGTCGGCGAACTTTTTGCCGGCAGCAAGGAGGTGGCGCAATGA
- a CDS encoding VOC family protein, with protein MSKNTICLWYDKDAEEAARFYADTFPDSKVGAIIRAPGKYPDGEEGDVLVVEFTVAGVACVGLNGGPTFKHSEAFSFQISTEDQEETDRYWNAIVGNGGQESECGWCKDKWGVSWQITPRTLMDALTAGGEQAKRAFDAMMSMRKIDVAAIDAARKGADTL; from the coding sequence ATGTCTAAGAACACCATTTGTCTATGGTACGACAAGGACGCCGAGGAAGCCGCCCGCTTCTATGCGGACACCTTCCCAGACAGCAAGGTCGGAGCCATCATCCGCGCGCCCGGCAAATACCCCGACGGAGAGGAGGGAGACGTGTTGGTCGTCGAGTTCACGGTGGCAGGTGTCGCCTGCGTCGGATTGAACGGCGGCCCCACATTCAAGCACAGCGAAGCTTTCTCATTCCAGATCAGCACCGAGGATCAGGAAGAAACAGATCGCTATTGGAACGCCATCGTCGGCAATGGCGGTCAGGAAAGCGAATGCGGCTGGTGCAAGGATAAGTGGGGCGTATCCTGGCAGATCACACCTCGCACTCTAATGGACGCGCTTACGGCTGGTGGCGAACAGGCAAAACGCGCATTCGACGCGATGATGTCGATGAGGAAAATCGACGTAGCTGCGATCGATGCGGCACGAAAAGGGGCTGACACGCTATGA
- the ngg gene encoding N-acetylglutaminylglutamine synthetase gives MKKTREIALPRQRSKGTKAVTHRLNRLRTHTQPGRDAEGSRASGGAKRDVVLDCGWGRLLFAQTFSDDEKLLSELREEAPSSRDIAFYVRDPHVLLSRAPQEIFLDPSHTYRLDLWTYRANTRRTRGITIRRLASEADGDGINRVYAACGMVQIRSDFFSSERDDRSLTYFVAQDDATGEIVGTVTGIDHQRLFDDPDRGASLWCLAVHPQARQPGIGEHLVRKLAEHFQARGLSYVDLSVMHDNTLAIGLYEKLNFRRMPLFAIKRKNAINEKFFAIPHQSYDALNPYARLIVDEATRRGIHVEITDAEGGFFRLSHGGRSIHCRESLSELTSGVAMSICDDKAITRRMVSTAGLVVPDQMEVGEDREAVRAFLEKHGKLVVKPARGEQGRGISVGITTLEALEEAIASARQVCDRVLLEAFFEGEDLRLVIIDYTLVAAAVRLPPRVIGDGRSKIASLIGKQSRRREAATGGESRIPLDAETDRCLAEQGLDLETILDEGREITVRKAANLHAGGSIHDVTEIVHPDLVEAACSAARAINIPVVGIDLMVRDPAEPDYVFIEANERPGLANHEPQPTAASFIELLFPGSRTAV, from the coding sequence ATGAAGAAGACGCGCGAGATCGCATTGCCGCGTCAACGCAGCAAGGGCACCAAGGCAGTCACGCACCGTTTGAACCGGCTGCGTACGCACACCCAGCCGGGGCGCGACGCCGAGGGGTCGAGGGCCTCCGGAGGGGCGAAGCGGGATGTCGTGCTCGACTGCGGTTGGGGCAGGCTCCTGTTCGCCCAGACGTTTTCCGACGACGAGAAGCTCTTGTCCGAGTTGCGCGAGGAGGCTCCCTCGAGCCGGGATATCGCCTTTTACGTACGGGACCCGCACGTGCTTCTGTCACGGGCGCCTCAGGAAATTTTCCTCGACCCGTCGCACACGTACCGGCTCGACCTGTGGACCTACCGTGCAAACACCCGCCGCACGCGAGGCATCACGATCCGCAGGCTCGCGTCGGAAGCTGACGGAGACGGCATCAACCGGGTCTATGCCGCCTGCGGCATGGTCCAGATCCGATCCGATTTCTTCTCTTCCGAGCGGGACGACCGATCGCTGACCTATTTCGTGGCGCAGGACGACGCCACGGGCGAAATCGTCGGCACGGTCACCGGGATCGACCATCAGAGACTGTTCGACGATCCGGACCGCGGCGCTTCGCTGTGGTGTCTGGCGGTCCATCCGCAGGCGCGCCAGCCGGGCATCGGCGAACATCTGGTCCGCAAGCTTGCCGAGCATTTCCAGGCACGCGGCCTTTCCTATGTCGACCTGTCGGTCATGCACGACAATACGCTGGCGATCGGGCTTTATGAGAAGCTGAACTTCCGCCGCATGCCGCTTTTCGCCATCAAGCGAAAGAACGCGATCAACGAGAAGTTTTTCGCGATTCCGCATCAATCCTACGATGCGCTCAATCCCTATGCGCGGCTCATCGTCGACGAGGCGACGCGGCGCGGGATCCATGTCGAGATCACCGACGCGGAAGGCGGGTTCTTCCGCCTGTCCCATGGCGGCCGCTCGATTCATTGCCGCGAGAGCCTATCGGAACTGACTTCCGGGGTCGCGATGTCGATCTGTGACGACAAGGCGATTACGCGCCGCATGGTCTCCACGGCGGGACTTGTCGTGCCGGACCAGATGGAAGTGGGGGAGGACCGCGAGGCAGTTCGCGCTTTTCTCGAAAAACACGGCAAGCTGGTGGTCAAGCCGGCGCGCGGCGAGCAGGGCCGGGGCATCTCTGTCGGCATCACGACGTTGGAAGCGCTGGAGGAGGCAATCGCATCGGCCCGTCAGGTCTGCGACCGGGTACTGCTGGAAGCCTTTTTTGAGGGAGAAGACCTCCGTCTCGTGATCATCGACTATACGCTTGTTGCCGCCGCGGTTCGCTTGCCGCCGCGCGTCATCGGCGACGGCCGCAGCAAGATCGCGTCCCTCATCGGGAAACAGTCGCGCCGCCGCGAGGCCGCTACGGGTGGCGAAAGCCGGATTCCACTCGACGCGGAGACGGATCGCTGCCTTGCGGAGCAGGGTCTCGATCTCGAAACGATACTGGACGAAGGGCGGGAGATTACGGTTCGTAAGGCCGCCAACCTCCATGCGGGCGGGTCGATCCATGATGTGACGGAGATCGTGCATCCTGATCTTGTCGAGGCCGCCTGCAGCGCGGCGCGGGCAATCAATATCCCGGTGGTCGGCATCGACCTGATGGTCCGCGATCCGGCGGAACCGGACTACGTGTTCATCGAGGCCAACGAGCGTCCCGGCCTGGCAAATCACGAGCCGCAACCGACGGCGGCGAGCTTCATCGAGCTGCTTTTCCCCGGCAGCCGCACGGCGGTGTAG